AGGCTGATCGGAAAGTTCGCCGCCCAGTGCGCGACCATGGCCCCGCCAAGCCCAAGCCATAGCCGACGACGCAGACGGGAGAGGGTGATGGCCACGAAAGCACTGTGAAACACACAGGTCATCAGCCGCTCGTTGATGTAGCCGCCAAACTGATAAAACGGCAGCTTGGCCAAAGCAGGCTGGGTGGACACGCGCTCGGCGATGAACCACATCTCCCCCAGCGCGAACCCGAGCCCGATGGCGAGGGCGTAGCGGCTGAAGTTTTCAGGCCGAATGTCGCGAAAGACCGCCGGAATCAGCAGCACCAGCAGCTTCGCAGGCTCCTCCGTCAGCGGCGCATACAGCGTGGCCAGCCACTGATACGCCATGGACTTCCGCGTCAGCCATCCGGCAAGCCAGTGATCCAGCGGCAGCCGCACCAAATAAAAAGCCAGTGGCTGCAACGGCAGACAGATCAGCACCGCCGCCAGCAGCAGCCAGCCATTGGCAGGCTTGGGCAGCTTATAAATGAGCGCGCCAAAACCTGCGCTGGCGATCAGGCTGGTCAGAATGGCGGCGATGTAGATTCCGGGCATGGCTGTGGGAAGACAAAGATCTCAGCCTTTCACTTGATCATCGGAGCCCCATATTTTGATATTTAGCAAAGTGGCCCACACGGGATGATAATGAGCCTCAACGGTCACGCAATGTTTGGTGCCATTGGGTGCCTCACAATCCACATGGTAGTCTTTGATCGTCAAGCTGGCATAGAATGCTGCGCGGATGGAACCACAGTCACGCCACACACCAGCTCGGCTGATTTTCAAAACCTTGACTGAGTCCACTTCCAAAAGCCGACGAATGGCCGGCCTCACCTGAATCGTTCTCCAGCAATGGCGGAGGAACATCAGGGCCATCAGCAGGCCCCAAAGGAAGATCATGGCTAAGTACAATATTTTCATTTCATGCCGGAGGTCAAGCGAGCCCTCCCCCGTGAAAGCGGCGGAGCAGCACCTGACAGGCTGCAATGGCATGATCGCGATGAAATGATTCAGCAGCTCTGATTTCTGCGTCTTTGACCGCCAGAGCCTCTGACGCCCAATGCTGACGGATTTCCCCGATGGGTAGATGGTCGGTTTCGCTATCGATACCGACGAAGCAAAGGAAGTCCGGATCGTGCTCCAATGAGGACACTCGGCAGCAAAGACCAGCAAGAAGCCTTGAACCTTCAATGATGCCCAGTTCGCCACGCAACATGGCAGATGCCGCCTCAACGACTTGCTGCTGAGGTGACTGTTCGGTGAAGGCTAATTCAGAGTCTTTCATGGCAAGCCAGCAGGTTAAGAATGCAGTTTAATACCATTGACCAAGAACCGTCCGCCAGCATAAAAAAGCGCATGAAAAACGACGCCAGAACATTGCTATTGGCTGCAGCACTGGCACTTTCGCCCACAGCTGCCACGGCATGCCTTTGGGACAGCGACACACTGGCCGCAGAAAGCGCCCGGTTCCCCGGCATCTCTCAGCTCATCACCGGAGCTTTCCCTCGTCATTCGCAGGAGTTCTATGAATGGCGGCGAAAAACTTGCGAGCAACAGCTGGCCAAAAACCCGGCCCTTATTGCCTTGTATGACGATCTCTCCGTAGCGCAGCACAAGCTCGGCGATCACAAGGCAGCCATTGCCACAATGCTGGCCAAGGAAAAGCTCAAGCCCGGTGTGTATGAGACCTATTCGAACCTGGGCACCTTTTACATCTACACCGGTGAACTCGAAGAAGCCATCAAATGGATCAGCAAGGCGCTGGCCATCAATCCCAACGCGCACTTTGGGAGGGAGAAATATCAAAAGTGGCTGGTCGAATGGCAGATCGACCTTAAAAAACCCAGGGGAGAAAATGACAGCCAACCCCAACCAAGATTATCACCACACAACACGTTGATGGGCTTTGCTCGGTTCGTGGCCAGCAAAGAATCCGGCATGGACACCATGTCTTATGACTCCGACCTCGCGCTTTCTCCTGAGCAGGCGCTGGCCGCCATACGTGGTGTCTCAGGCATGATGCGGTTTGCAGATTTTGACAACCCGCTGCTGCAGGAAGCCATGGGAGATTTGCTTCTCGTAGGAGAACTGAAAAGAAATGCAGCGCAGCTAGCCTCGATTTGCTACATGCAGGCAGCTCAGCAGTCGACTGATGATGAGAAGAAGGCTGCCATGCAGGCCAAATGCAAGATGGCAGGCCGATTTACACCCGACTTCAGCATGGATTTAGTAAAAAGTCAGCTTCTGTACGGACTCAAGGAGGGCAATTCCTACTTTCAAACGATTCGGGAAGACGAAATGAACTGGATCGCCGCTGGTCTGGACGCCAGCGCCGAATTCCAAAAGAAGTATCTGGCGGCCCGCTGAGCCAGTTTTTTTGGATTCTGGAGCCCATTCCGCCAGTCGACAGCGAGGGGATTGCATGCTAAACACCCCGCCCCATGTCTGCCACCACCAACCGTCTTGACGCCCGTTTTGCCCAGCTTCGTGCCCAGAAGAAGAAGGCTTTCGTTGCCTATGTCTGCGCCGGGGACCCCACGCTGGAGGGTACGATCGACATCGTGCTGGGCCTGGAGCGTGCCGGGGCGGATGTGGTGGAGCTGGGCGTGCCCTTCTCTGACCCTCTGGCAGACGGAGTGGTAAACCAGATGGCGGCGGACCGCGCGCTGAAGGCCGGTGCCACCACGCCGAAGGTGCTGGAGATGATCCGCCAGCTGCGCACGAAGTCGCAGATCCCGCTGGTGCTCTTCACCTACCTGAACCCCGTCTATGCCTACGGCTATGAGCGCTTTCACATCGATGCCGCTGCTGCCGGAGCCGATGGCGTGCTCGTTCTGGACCTGCCGCCGGATGAGGCCGCGCAAAATGCCGAGCTGAAGCCCTCCCCGGAGCTGCGCCACATCCAGCTCATCGCCCCCACCTCCCCGGCGGACCGCATCGCCAGCATAGCCAAATCGGCCGAGGGCTTTGTCTATTACGTCAGCCGCCTCGGTGTGACCGGCGCGCAGGCGGAGGTCGCCACGGGCATCGCCGAGCAGGTGGCGGTGATCAAGGCGGCCACCGATGTGCCGGTGTGCGTGGGCTTTGGCGTGTCGAACCCCGCCCAGGCCGCCGAGATCGCCAGCAAAGCCGACGGCGTCGTGGTGGGCAGCGCCATCGTAAAACTCATTGAGCAGAACGGCACCGCGCCCGACTGCGCCGCCAAGGTGGAAGCCTTCGTCAAACCGCTGGTGGATGCCGTCCACGCGCTCTGACCGTCTTGATTCCTTGCCCCTTTTTTTGACCACTTTTCTCTTATGACTCTGAACTTCACCAAAATGAACGGCGCCGGCAATGACTTCGTCATGCTGGACAATCGCGATCTTTCCATCTCCCTGACCAAGGAGCAGATCGAGAAGCTGTGCGATCGCCATCGCGGCATCGGTGCCGATGGCCTGCTCTGCGTGGAGCCCGCCACGGCGGACGGCGACTTCAAAATGCGCTACTACAATGCCGACGGCGGCGAGGCCGAGATGTGCGGCAACGGTGCGCGCTGCTTTGGCCGTTTTGTAAACCACCTGCATGGCGACAAGCTCACGAAGATCCGCTTTGAGACCCTGGCCGGCATCATCTCCGCCGAGTTTGAGGGCAGTCAGGTGCGCATCAACATGAGCACCCCGCACAACCTCAAGCTGTCCAACCACCTCGAAGTGGCTGGCGCCGGGCTGACCGTGCACAGCGTGAACACCGGCGTGCCCCACGCCGTGGTGATGGTGGACGACCTGGAGACCGTGCCCG
The sequence above is drawn from the Prosthecobacter vanneervenii genome and encodes:
- a CDS encoding PrsW family glutamic-type intramembrane protease; amino-acid sequence: MPGIYIAAILTSLIASAGFGALIYKLPKPANGWLLLAAVLICLPLQPLAFYLVRLPLDHWLAGWLTRKSMAYQWLATLYAPLTEEPAKLLVLLIPAVFRDIRPENFSRYALAIGLGFALGEMWFIAERVSTQPALAKLPFYQFGGYINERLMTCVFHSAFVAITLSRLRRRLWLGLGGAMVAHWAANFPISLMAWNVGGLGRSAWEVIVVLWLVALFVGALALLTRYTTGRKFPWHLLYGIRHCPECGTDFEPSPMAVNMGSKRYEKCPHCRKWLWTERSSTK
- a CDS encoding DUF2489 domain-containing protein, giving the protein MKDSELAFTEQSPQQQVVEAASAMLRGELGIIEGSRLLAGLCCRVSSLEHDPDFLCFVGIDSETDHLPIGEIRQHWASEALAVKDAEIRAAESFHRDHAIAACQVLLRRFHGGGLA
- a CDS encoding tetratricopeptide repeat protein; this encodes MKNDARTLLLAAALALSPTAATACLWDSDTLAAESARFPGISQLITGAFPRHSQEFYEWRRKTCEQQLAKNPALIALYDDLSVAQHKLGDHKAAIATMLAKEKLKPGVYETYSNLGTFYIYTGELEEAIKWISKALAINPNAHFGREKYQKWLVEWQIDLKKPRGENDSQPQPRLSPHNTLMGFARFVASKESGMDTMSYDSDLALSPEQALAAIRGVSGMMRFADFDNPLLQEAMGDLLLVGELKRNAAQLASICYMQAAQQSTDDEKKAAMQAKCKMAGRFTPDFSMDLVKSQLLYGLKEGNSYFQTIREDEMNWIAAGLDASAEFQKKYLAAR
- the trpA gene encoding tryptophan synthase subunit alpha produces the protein MSATTNRLDARFAQLRAQKKKAFVAYVCAGDPTLEGTIDIVLGLERAGADVVELGVPFSDPLADGVVNQMAADRALKAGATTPKVLEMIRQLRTKSQIPLVLFTYLNPVYAYGYERFHIDAAAAGADGVLVLDLPPDEAAQNAELKPSPELRHIQLIAPTSPADRIASIAKSAEGFVYYVSRLGVTGAQAEVATGIAEQVAVIKAATDVPVCVGFGVSNPAQAAEIASKADGVVVGSAIVKLIEQNGTAPDCAAKVEAFVKPLVDAVHAL
- the dapF gene encoding diaminopimelate epimerase, yielding MTLNFTKMNGAGNDFVMLDNRDLSISLTKEQIEKLCDRHRGIGADGLLCVEPATADGDFKMRYYNADGGEAEMCGNGARCFGRFVNHLHGDKLTKIRFETLAGIISAEFEGSQVRINMSTPHNLKLSNHLEVAGAGLTVHSVNTGVPHAVVMVDDLETVPVREWGAALRYHEAFKPKGTNANFSKVVAPGSIAIRTYERGVEDETLACGTGMVACALIYHELTGEPGPISVLVKGGDTLKVGFEEPNKSEYTNVTLFGPADFVFQGTVQL